GGCAACCATGTTGCAGGCGCCACCGGTGCGCTTGTACACGATGACGGTCTTGCAGGACTCGCAGCCGCCCATGCCGAAGGCTTCATCGACGATGGGCTTGAGCGGGATGTTCTTGCCGCCGCGGCACTGTTCGTCGGCGGTGATCAGCATGACGGCGCCGGCGTCGCTGATGCGGTCGCGCAGCGACTGGGCGGAGAAACCGCCGAACACCACCGAGTGGGTGGCGCCGATGCGGGCGCAGGCCTGCATCGCGACGATGCCTTCGATCGACATCGGCAGGTAGATGACGACGCGGTCACCCTTCTTGACGCCCTTCGAACGCAGTGCGTTGGCCAGGCGGCTGACGCGCACCAGCAGGTCGCTGTAGCTGACGCGGGTGACGGTACCGTCGTCCGCTTCGAAGATGATCGCGGTCTTGTCGCCGAGACCGGCCTGGATGTTGCGATCCAGGCAGTTGTAGGACACGTTCAGCTTGCCGTCTTCGAACCACTTGAAGAACGGGCGATTGTCTTCATTCAGGGTACGCGTGAACGGCGTCTGCCAAGTCACATGCTCGCGAGCCAGACGAGCCCAGTACCCCTCATAGTCGCGTTCCGCCTCGGCGCACAGAGCCTTGTAGGCATCCATGCCGGACACGGCGGCATTGCTCACCATGTCTTGCGAGGGCTGGTACACGCGAACTTCCGTAGCTTCAGACATACAACCTCCTCCGTCATCTCAAATCTGCAAGCAGGCGGATGGAAACCGCCGTGCAACGTACGGCCTTGTGGGCCGCCGACAGGCGCAGAACTACGCGCTCGTTTTTCTTCCATCGATTACAGCCTTTGCGGCTTACAGACCGCTTACGCTCGCGGACCGAAGCTGCAAGAACCGGATGGTAATATCGGCGCCGTCTTTTGTCTTATATTCGACTGCGCATGACTAATCTTGGACGTGTTCTAAAAAGCTGCATCTTTGCCAGTCGCTGGCTGCAAGCCCCGCTCTACTTCGGACTGATCGTCGCCCAGGCGGTGTATGTCTATCTGTTCATGGTCGAGCTGTCGCACCTGATCCACAAGATCGGCAACCTGACCGAAACCGACATCATGCTCATCGTTCTGGGCCTGATCGACGTGGTGATGATCGCCAACCTGCTCATCATGGTCATCGTCGGTGGCTACGAAACCTTCGTGTCGCGACTGAACCTGGAGGATCATCCGGATCAGCCGGAATGGCTGTCGCACGTCAACGCCGGCGTGCTGAAGGTGAAGCTGGCCACCGCCCTGATCGGCATT
The window above is part of the Methyloversatilis discipulorum genome. Proteins encoded here:
- a CDS encoding TIGR00645 family protein, which encodes MTNLGRVLKSCIFASRWLQAPLYFGLIVAQAVYVYLFMVELSHLIHKIGNLTETDIMLIVLGLIDVVMIANLLIMVIVGGYETFVSRLNLEDHPDQPEWLSHVNAGVLKVKLATALIGISAIHLLKTFINAGQLDDRIVLWQVVIHMVFVVSAMAMAYTDKLMTQTLVLNKTHH